A region of the Emcibacteraceae bacterium genome:
ACAATTAAGGATATAGAGGCTATCATTATCTGCAGCCATGACCCGATTAGAAGAATTCCGGGATTATAAACAAAATAAAACGGCATGATAAAAGCCGAAAGCCCAAGCCTGAGCGCAGCAAGGCTGGTTTTCCTGAAATCTGAATTGGCAAGTCCCGCTGCCGCATAGGACGCAATGGCGACCGGTGGTGTCAGCATGGAGACAAGCCCAAAATAAAAAACAAAGAAATGGGCGGCAATAAGGGGCACACCCATATCGGCAATGGACGGTGCCAATAGCATGGCGACCACAATATATACCGCCGATGTCGGCATACCCATGCCAAGAATGATGGCAATTGCCGCTGTGACCACAAGCATGGCAAATAGACCGTAAAGTTCGCCAATATCACTAAGAGCAAGGGCGAGGTTAAAGCCAATCCCGCTCATATTAATCACCCCGATGATGATCCCTGCCCCGGCGCAGATCATTACCAATAATGTAAACGGTTTTCCAAGCTGAATGATGGAATTATAAACCAGATCCCAATTTGGCAGTTTCCGGTATCTGATCAGGGATAAAATGAGCAGGGAAAGCGTCGAATAAAGCGCTGACTTGGCCGGATTATAAACAAGAACAAACAGAAAAAAGATCAGAATGAAAAGCGGAATGATAAATATCCACCCTTGTTTGAGTACCCCCCTCATTTTTGGGATTTCATCGTCTGTAAGTCCCTCCATCCCCCGGTCCCGCGCGTAAAAATCGACCTGGGCAAATAAAAACAGATAATAAACCAGCGCCGGAATTATGGCTGAAGCAACTATAGTGGCATAGGGAAGCTCCAGATATTCGGCAATGATGAAGGCGGTCGCCCCCATAACCGGTGGCGCAAGCTGGCTGCCGTTTGAAGCCACGGCCTCAATTCCCGCCGCCATATGCCCGGAAAATCCGTGTCTTTTCATCAGCGGGATGGAGACCATACCCGTTGACATGATATTGGCAACGGTTGATCCGCTGACCGTACCCATCATTGAACTGCCAATAATCGCCACTTTGGCTGGTCCGCCGCGCCTTTTGCCAATCAAAGACATGGATATATCGGAAAAGAATGACGTCGCGCCGCTGCTTTGCATGACCTGACCCAGCACCAGAAACCCAAGCACCAGTGTTCCGGCAACGGTCAGGATAAAACCAAGAACGGCACTGCCATCAGAATAAAGATAGATGAACAAGCGGTCAGGATCAGTCTTTGATCCTTCAAAAATACCACCGGCAAGATGGCCAAGAAGTCCATAAATCAGTGAAGTGACAATAACCGCTGCCATGCCGTTTCCTGTGGTTTTACGCACCCCTTCGCACAGCAGCAAAATTGCAATAACCGCAACGGAGAATTTATATATATCCCGTTCATGCTGATGCAGTAGCCAGTATTCATAATTATAGGAGCATAATATCCAGACAAAAAAGGATATAAGCGCAAGTAAAATATCAATAATTCCCGGCTTTTCCCCATAAGGCCAGTATAAAAAGGAAGCGCAGAGCGCAAAGGCAAGCAGGATCGCCAGATAATTGCCATCCAGCACATGAAGACCAAGCTGAAGCGGCACCCCCATGATCCAGACTATGCCCAGCAAAATAGGTAGTCCGAAAATTATCAGATTTATTATTTTCCATGTTGGCTTTTCTGAAAAACCGGATATATCACTCACCGCTACTGTTCCCAAATATCAAGAAGTTTTTGATTACGCTGTTCTGCTTTATCATCCCAGATGGCTTCCCCTTTACCGCTTTTATAATAGTCAATGGCCGCTTTATGATAGGGAAAAGTCTGTGACGCGTGAACAAAATCACTTATTTTTGAAGACGCAATCCCGCTGAATTCCTTTTGCATGGCGGGCCATTCTGAATGAAGCACATCCAAAATACGGACCACTTCCTCATCTTCCAGTGACGCGGGCACCATCAGGTAAATATCCATGGCAAAAATTAGCTTGTCTTTTTCAACGCCGGGATAGTCCCCCGCTTTAACCGGATAAGTGCCAAAGCCAGGGGCTTTATCACTGATGAAGGGATCAGCTGAGCTATCCCGTTCAAGATCAAGAACATTTATCCCCACGGTGGCATCCGCTTTTTTTACAACCCCCATGCGAAGACTGCCGGGGGACGCATCGGCATTTCCTTCAACAACCGCTTCCATCCCCTGCCCGACACCGGACACGGTCACAACCTGAACATCATTTTCACTCAAACCCGCCGCTTCCAGCATAGCCCCGGCCATCAGGTTTATGGCGTGGGCTGCGGTGACTTCCAGCACCACTTTTTTACCCTTAAGATCAGCAACAGTTTTAATACCGCTCTCTTTTTTGGTCATAAAGGCAAAGGGCATCGCCCAAAGCCGCGCAACCGCCCGCAGGTTTTTATTGGCTTCGCGGCCGATCCCGGCATAGGCCGTGCCTCCATCCACCATGGACGTGAGCCCCATTTCGACATCACCATTATTAACCACAGGGATAAAAACACTTGGCCCGATATAGGGCTGCGCCGTCACGCGAATGCGGAGTGATTTCTGTAAATGCTTCGCCAGCACCGTGCCAAACATATGCATGGAACTGCCGGTAAAACCGGTCGCCAGTTTTAACTGTTTTCTGGCGGCAAGCGTTTCCGACAAGGGCAGAATGATAAGCGCGGCACTGAGGAATAAAGCACTAAGTTTTTTAAAAATTCCGTCCATTTATTCTTCGCTCCTATTCATCACTCATCTGCCGGTGGTGTATATTTGACGACCTTCTGATCAATTTTACCGAAAATGGATTTTCCGGCCCGGTCAAAAATTTCAATTTCAATGCGGTCGCCAAACTGCATGAATGGGGTTATCGCTTTCCCCTTCTTTAATATTTCAAGCGCGCGGACCTCCGCAAGGCAGCTTGAGCCAAGCGGGGAACCTTCATTCGCCACTGTACCGGACCCGATCACCGTCCCCGCCATTAGTGAGCGTGATTTTGCCGCGTGTGAGACAAGCGTACAAAAATCAAATGTCATATCAATGCCCGCTTCCGGTGCCCCAATTTCCTTACCGTTTAATGTGCTGACAATCGGCAGCGATAATTTCCCGCCGTCCCACGCCGCGCCAAGTTCATCCGGCGTAACAAAAACCGGCGGGAAGGACGTCCATGGTTTTGTCTGGTAAAAGCCAAACTGTTTAACAATTTCCTTCGGCACCAGATTGCGTAAAGTCACATCATTTAAAAAGGAAATAAGTTTTATATGTTTAGCCGCCCCTTTGACACTGGTACCAGCCGGCACATCATCAGTTATTACGGCGATTTCCGCTTCAAAATCTATGCCCCATTCTTCAACTTCAAAGGGCAGATCATCATTGGGGCCCAGAAATGCATCAGACGCGCCCATATACATCAGCGGGTCGGTCCAGAAACTTTCGGGTAGCTCGGCCCCGCGGGTTTTTCTGACCAGTTCCACATGGGTGACATAGGCACTGCCATCAGCCCAGTGATATGATCTTGGTAATGGTGCATCGCATTTTGCCGGATCAAACGGTTCACCCTCAATTGAACCATTTTCCAGATCTTCATAAATTTTCTGTAATTTCGGTGCTGATTGTTCCCACTCATCCAGGGCCGCCTGCATGGTGCTGGCGACAGCCGTAGCAGGGGTATATCGCTTCAGATCCTTAGATACAACAACAAGCGCGCCATCACGACCGCTTTTTAAAGATGCTAACTTCATTAATATTTTGTCTTTCTTGCGGGTCTTTTACCTGTTGACGGAATTTCGTCACATCATGCCTCTTTGCATAAAGTCATATAATATTTATGAATTATCAGCAAGCTTAAGTGGAAACTTTCCGGACTAGTTTTCCAGATTGCAGCCAAGCAGTCCCGATACAGAAATGATCGTTTCGCTTTTATCAGCATTTTTCACGGTCATTATACCATTGGGAATTTTTATTCCTTCATAAAGATTTCGGCCCTCATCCGGGACAAGCCTGATATCAAGAATAACATTATTCCCCACATAATGCTGCCGCGCGTAAAAGCCGGGAAGCACGGCTTCACTGGCCTGATCCCGCTTCATGATCAGTGCCTGCCCGCTGACCAGAACTTTTGCCTGATCGGTGGCAA
Encoded here:
- a CDS encoding TRAP transporter fused permease subunit; this translates as MSDISGFSEKPTWKIINLIIFGLPILLGIVWIMGVPLQLGLHVLDGNYLAILLAFALCASFLYWPYGEKPGIIDILLALISFFVWILCSYNYEYWLLHQHERDIYKFSVAVIAILLLCEGVRKTTGNGMAAVIVTSLIYGLLGHLAGGIFEGSKTDPDRLFIYLYSDGSAVLGFILTVAGTLVLGFLVLGQVMQSSGATSFFSDISMSLIGKRRGGPAKVAIIGSSMMGTVSGSTVANIMSTGMVSIPLMKRHGFSGHMAAGIEAVASNGSQLAPPVMGATAFIIAEYLELPYATIVASAIIPALVYYLFLFAQVDFYARDRGMEGLTDDEIPKMRGVLKQGWIFIIPLFILIFFLFVLVYNPAKSALYSTLSLLILSLIRYRKLPNWDLVYNSIIQLGKPFTLLVMICAGAGIIIGVINMSGIGFNLALALSDIGELYGLFAMLVVTAAIAIILGMGMPTSAVYIVVAMLLAPSIADMGVPLIAAHFFVFYFGLVSMLTPPVAIASYAAAGLANSDFRKTSLAALRLGLSAFIMPFYFVYNPGILLIGSWLQIMIASISLIVAGILLARALTLLTSSAEKAKFHGLIDLIFCLIVGSAPHVLGPENLLNFAVIIAGVGMIIYGNRFLGKHSVKD
- a CDS encoding TAXI family TRAP transporter solute-binding subunit gives rise to the protein MDGIFKKLSALFLSAALIILPLSETLAARKQLKLATGFTGSSMHMFGTVLAKHLQKSLRIRVTAQPYIGPSVFIPVVNNGDVEMGLTSMVDGGTAYAGIGREANKNLRAVARLWAMPFAFMTKKESGIKTVADLKGKKVVLEVTAAHAINLMAGAMLEAAGLSENDVQVVTVSGVGQGMEAVVEGNADASPGSLRMGVVKKADATVGINVLDLERDSSADPFISDKAPGFGTYPVKAGDYPGVEKDKLIFAMDIYLMVPASLEDEEVVRILDVLHSEWPAMQKEFSGIASSKISDFVHASQTFPYHKAAIDYYKSGKGEAIWDDKAEQRNQKLLDIWEQ
- a CDS encoding fumarylacetoacetate hydrolase family protein; this translates as MKLASLKSGRDGALVVVSKDLKRYTPATAVASTMQAALDEWEQSAPKLQKIYEDLENGSIEGEPFDPAKCDAPLPRSYHWADGSAYVTHVELVRKTRGAELPESFWTDPLMYMGASDAFLGPNDDLPFEVEEWGIDFEAEIAVITDDVPAGTSVKGAAKHIKLISFLNDVTLRNLVPKEIVKQFGFYQTKPWTSFPPVFVTPDELGAAWDGGKLSLPIVSTLNGKEIGAPEAGIDMTFDFCTLVSHAAKSRSLMAGTVIGSGTVANEGSPLGSSCLAEVRALEILKKGKAITPFMQFGDRIEIEIFDRAGKSIFGKIDQKVVKYTPPADE